One genomic region from Kamptonema formosum PCC 6407 encodes:
- a CDS encoding adenylate/guanylate cyclase domain-containing protein: MTKNVIICVDDELTILTSLKAELRKSLSNDYIIEIAEGGEDALELLKELMAENYEIPLIISDYVMPEMKGDELLRRVHDISPKTLKVMLTGQATIEAVANAVKYAKLYRYLAKPWQNEDLILTVREAIYSYHQDRNIAKKNAQFVRMNQELKQLTLEQSKLIAELHKKERILEELNESFLRFVPRQFLQLLDKSSIIDIQLGDQIQQEISVLFSDIRDFTSLSERMTPQDNFKFINSYLSWMEPVILENNGFIDKYIGDAIMALFNGNVDHAVNAGIAMLQALAEYNITYHNPDLPPIKIGIGINTGISMLGIVGGKSRMDGTVIGDTVNVAARIEELTKHYGVPLLISDCTYFELQKPEAYSVRFIGQAKVKGKVELVGVYEVFDADSPPLRDAKFATKTKFEQALIFCHQKEFKEAEKLLEECLQKTGPDTVAQIYLARCQQALGK; this comes from the coding sequence ATGACTAAAAATGTAATTATCTGCGTTGATGATGAATTAACTATCCTTACAAGTCTAAAAGCAGAACTCAGAAAATCCTTGAGCAATGACTATATCATTGAAATTGCTGAAGGGGGTGAAGATGCGTTAGAACTACTGAAGGAATTGATGGCAGAGAATTATGAAATTCCGCTGATTATTTCTGACTATGTGATGCCAGAGATGAAGGGAGATGAATTGTTAAGAAGAGTACACGATATTTCTCCCAAAACTCTGAAAGTGATGCTTACAGGTCAAGCAACAATTGAAGCAGTAGCTAATGCCGTTAAGTATGCAAAACTCTACCGTTATCTTGCTAAACCTTGGCAGAATGAAGACCTGATATTAACTGTAAGAGAGGCAATATATAGCTATCACCAAGATAGAAATATTGCTAAAAAAAATGCTCAATTTGTGCGAATGAACCAGGAGTTAAAACAGTTAACTCTTGAACAATCTAAGTTGATTGCTGAACTACACAAGAAAGAGCGCATCTTGGAAGAACTAAATGAGTCTTTTTTACGCTTTGTTCCTCGTCAGTTTCTCCAGTTATTAGACAAATCTAGTATTATTGATATCCAATTAGGCGATCAAATTCAACAGGAGATTTCTGTGTTATTTTCGGATATTCGAGATTTCACCAGTTTATCTGAAAGAATGACTCCCCAGGATAATTTTAAATTTATCAATAGCTATTTATCGTGGATGGAACCTGTAATTTTGGAAAATAATGGATTTATTGATAAATATATTGGCGATGCGATTATGGCTTTATTCAATGGTAACGTAGATCATGCAGTCAATGCAGGAATTGCGATGTTGCAAGCACTCGCGGAATATAATATCACTTATCACAATCCCGATCTTCCACCCATCAAGATTGGGATTGGAATTAATACAGGAATATCAATGCTAGGAATAGTGGGAGGAAAATCTCGGATGGATGGAACTGTCATCGGAGATACGGTGAATGTAGCCGCCCGAATTGAAGAGTTAACGAAACACTATGGTGTACCATTACTGATTAGCGATTGCACCTATTTTGAATTACAAAAACCTGAAGCTTACTCTGTCCGCTTTATTGGTCAGGCTAAGGTCAAGGGTAAAGTGGAATTAGTTGGAGTCTATGAAGTTTTTGATGCGGACTCTCCCCCACTAAGAGATGCTAAATTTGCCACTAAAACCAAATTTGAACAAGCTCTGATTTTTTGTCACCAAAAGGAGTTTAAAGAAGCCGAAAAATTGTTGGAAGAGTGTCTGCAAAAAACTGGGCCAGATACAGTGGCTCAAATCTATTTAGCTCGATGTCAACAAGCATTAGGAAAGTAA
- a CDS encoding fructosamine kinase family protein has product MWNNIATRITEVTGEKFKIDNRRSVSGGCINQGYQISDSSRSYFVKLNQASQIAMFEAEILGLQQMWDTQTILVPQPICCGTEGNSAYIVLEWLDLGGRGDNQAWEKMGCKLAAMHQYNPSDSTLSRAGFGWDINNTIGSTPQINTWTENWADFWAEHRIGYQLKLAKRRGGHFPLGERLLAAIPDLLADHKPQPSLVHGDLWGGNAGVISTGEPVIFDPASYWGDREVDIAMTELFGGFSAAFYRGYNDVLALEGGYERRKILYNLYHILNHFNLFGGSYESQANQMINQLLR; this is encoded by the coding sequence ATGTGGAATAACATTGCTACACGCATTACTGAAGTAACAGGAGAAAAGTTTAAGATAGATAACCGCCGTTCAGTTAGTGGCGGATGTATTAATCAAGGGTATCAAATCAGCGACAGTTCCCGCAGTTATTTTGTGAAATTAAATCAAGCATCACAAATAGCAATGTTTGAGGCAGAAATATTAGGATTGCAGCAAATGTGGGATACTCAGACAATTCTAGTTCCTCAACCTATTTGTTGCGGAACAGAGGGAAATTCTGCTTATATTGTGTTAGAATGGCTGGATTTAGGAGGGCGCGGTGATAATCAAGCTTGGGAAAAGATGGGGTGCAAATTAGCAGCGATGCACCAATACAATCCCTCTGATTCTACTTTATCAAGGGCTGGTTTTGGTTGGGATATTAATAATACAATTGGTTCAACGCCACAGATTAATACTTGGACGGAAAATTGGGCTGATTTTTGGGCAGAACATCGGATTGGTTATCAATTAAAATTGGCTAAACGTCGAGGCGGTCATTTTCCCCTTGGGGAACGTTTATTAGCAGCGATCCCCGATTTATTAGCCGACCATAAACCGCAACCTTCTCTAGTTCACGGCGATTTATGGGGAGGAAATGCAGGGGTAATATCTACAGGAGAACCCGTGATTTTCGATCCAGCATCCTATTGGGGAGATAGAGAAGTTGATATCGCGATGACAGAGTTATTTGGCGGCTTCTCGGCGGCGTTTTATCGTGGATATAATGATGTTTTGGCCTTAGAGGGAGGTTATGAGAGGAGGAAGATTCTATATAATCTCTATCACATTTTGAATCACTTTAATTTGTTTGGGGGGAGTTATGAGTCGCAAGCGAATCAGATGATTAATCAGTTGTTGCGGTAG
- the leuB gene encoding 3-isopropylmalate dehydrogenase has translation MTQNYRITLLPGDGIGPEIMAVAVDVLKLVGQQLDLSFEFQEALMGGVAIDATGNPLPDETLEMCRNSDAVLLAAIGGYKWDNLPRHQRPETGLLGLRAGLGLFANLRPATILPQLVDASSLKREVVEGVDIMVIRELTGGIYFGKPKGIFETETGEKRGVNTMAYTESEIDRIGRVGFETAMKRGKKLCSVDKANVLDVSQLWRDRITELAKEYPEVELSHLYVDNAAMQLIRWPKQFDTIVTSNLFGDILSDAAAMLTGSIGMLPSASLGASSPGVFEPVHGSAPDIAGQDKANPLAQVLSAAMMLRYALNQPTAADKIEKAVVQVLEQGYRTGDIKSEGMKLVGCRQMGEALITELKNSL, from the coding sequence ATGACTCAGAACTACCGCATTACTCTTTTACCAGGCGACGGCATTGGCCCTGAAATTATGGCAGTGGCGGTAGATGTCCTCAAACTTGTTGGCCAACAATTAGACCTTAGCTTTGAATTCCAAGAAGCATTAATGGGCGGCGTTGCTATCGACGCAACGGGCAACCCGCTACCGGATGAAACTTTGGAAATGTGCCGCAATAGCGATGCGGTATTATTAGCAGCAATTGGCGGTTACAAGTGGGATAATCTACCTCGCCACCAACGCCCAGAAACAGGATTGTTAGGATTAAGAGCAGGTTTAGGGTTATTTGCTAACTTGCGTCCCGCCACAATTTTACCTCAATTAGTTGATGCTTCTAGCTTGAAGCGAGAAGTAGTCGAAGGGGTTGATATTATGGTCATCCGCGAACTTACTGGCGGGATTTATTTTGGTAAACCCAAGGGTATTTTTGAAACGGAAACTGGCGAGAAACGCGGCGTGAATACGATGGCTTATACAGAATCAGAAATAGATCGTATTGGGCGAGTCGGATTTGAAACTGCCATGAAACGCGGTAAAAAGTTATGTTCTGTTGATAAAGCTAATGTCTTAGATGTATCGCAATTGTGGCGCGATCGCATCACCGAACTAGCAAAAGAATATCCCGAAGTCGAACTTTCTCACCTCTACGTTGATAACGCTGCCATGCAGTTAATTCGGTGGCCAAAACAGTTCGATACTATCGTCACCAGCAACCTTTTCGGAGACATTCTCTCCGATGCTGCTGCCATGTTAACTGGTAGTATTGGAATGTTACCATCTGCCAGTTTAGGTGCATCTAGCCCCGGCGTATTTGAACCCGTTCACGGTTCTGCACCAGATATCGCCGGACAGGATAAAGCTAATCCTTTAGCACAAGTTTTAAGTGCCGCAATGATGCTTCGTTACGCCTTAAATCAGCCTACTGCTGCCGATAAAATTGAAAAAGCCGTAGTGCAAGTTTTAGAACAAGGCTATCGCACTGGCGATATTAAATCAGAAGGCATGAAACTGGTAGGTTGTCGGCAAATGGGAGAGGCTTTAATTACGGAATTGAAGAATAGTTTGTAA
- a CDS encoding ABC transporter ATP-binding protein, which translates to MTKELAIDTRGLTKQFDRHIAVNDIDLQIAIGEVYGLIGPNGAGKTTLLRMLATAEEPTAGEIYINGDRLLCDESNPILKQRLGYLPDDFPLYDDLTVWDYLDYFARLYNLRNPRKRERLYAVLELVQLANKRNSIISTLSRGMKQRLSLARTIIHEPLLLLLDEPVSGLDPIARMQFREIIKALQEAGMTIIISSHVLSDLAELCTSVGIMELGYLVESAPLEELYKRLSRQQIFLSTLGKLDVLTSELKNHPWVESWEIVPETQQVRVHFSGNREDAANLLRSLVSANIPLTEFNCTQEDLETIFLKMGHQQAS; encoded by the coding sequence ATGACAAAAGAACTCGCAATCGACACTCGCGGACTTACCAAGCAATTCGATCGCCATATCGCCGTCAATGACATCGACTTGCAAATCGCGATCGGCGAAGTTTACGGACTCATCGGGCCCAACGGCGCAGGTAAAACTACCCTCCTGCGAATGTTAGCCACCGCCGAAGAACCAACGGCTGGCGAAATTTATATCAATGGCGATCGCCTCCTCTGTGATGAAAGCAACCCCATTCTCAAACAACGTCTCGGCTATTTACCCGATGACTTTCCCCTTTACGACGACCTCACAGTTTGGGATTATTTAGACTACTTTGCCAGACTTTATAACCTCCGAAATCCTCGCAAAAGAGAACGACTTTATGCAGTTCTAGAACTCGTCCAACTAGCTAACAAACGTAACAGCATTATTTCCACCCTGTCGCGAGGCATGAAACAGCGTCTCAGCTTAGCTAGAACCATCATTCATGAGCCACTTTTACTACTCCTAGATGAACCAGTTTCCGGCTTAGACCCCATCGCTAGAATGCAATTCCGCGAAATAATTAAAGCCTTACAAGAAGCTGGCATGACTATAATTATCTCCTCCCACGTCCTCAGCGACTTAGCAGAACTCTGCACCTCAGTCGGCATCATGGAACTCGGATATTTAGTCGAAAGTGCTCCTTTAGAAGAACTTTACAAACGCCTTAGCCGCCAGCAAATTTTCCTCTCTACTTTGGGTAAACTAGATGTGCTGACATCTGAACTGAAAAACCATCCTTGGGTTGAAAGTTGGGAAATAGTACCGGAAACTCAACAAGTCCGCGTACACTTTTCCGGCAATCGAGAAGATGCTGCAAACTTGTTGCGATCGCTTGTCTCTGCCAATATTCCCCTAACAGAATTCAACTGCACCCAAGAAGACCTAGAAACCATTTTCCTTAAGATGGGACACCAGCAAGCATCTTAA
- a CDS encoding succinate--CoA ligase subunit alpha, with translation MNLTPQTKVLVQGITESPASTQAALMMKAYGTNVVAGVSPGLGGQELHGIPVFDLVEQALSAFGKIDTSVIFVHPYSVLDAALEAIAAGIQQIVIVTEGVPPLDMVRLVRKAEATETLVVGPNCPGIIVPDKLLLGTHPSEFYTPGPVGLISRSNTLTYEIALQLTNAKLGQSIGVSIGSDVIVGSSFMQWLQILDEDDSTDAIVLVGEVGSGSEEAAASYIAEAIDKPVIAYIAGRYAPKGQPLGHAGTLISSRAAVRTTEAGTAESKIAAFQEAKIPVAERISQIPELVKKALKKSG, from the coding sequence ATGAATTTAACTCCACAGACCAAAGTCTTAGTGCAAGGGATTACAGAATCTCCCGCCTCAACTCAAGCTGCCTTGATGATGAAAGCCTACGGGACGAATGTAGTTGCGGGGGTGAGTCCGGGCCTGGGGGGGCAAGAGTTGCACGGAATTCCAGTTTTTGACCTTGTGGAACAAGCACTGTCTGCTTTTGGCAAGATTGACACTTCGGTAATTTTTGTACACCCTTATTCGGTGCTAGATGCGGCGTTAGAAGCGATCGCGGCTGGCATCCAACAGATCGTAATTGTCACAGAAGGCGTACCTCCCCTAGATATGGTGCGTTTAGTTAGAAAAGCAGAGGCAACGGAAACTCTGGTTGTCGGCCCAAATTGTCCGGGGATCATTGTGCCAGATAAGTTGTTGCTGGGCACGCATCCAAGTGAATTTTACACTCCAGGCCCGGTGGGACTAATTAGCCGTAGCAATACGCTAACTTATGAAATTGCCCTACAGCTTACTAATGCGAAGTTGGGACAGTCGATTGGGGTGAGTATTGGTAGCGATGTGATTGTTGGTTCGTCTTTTATGCAATGGCTGCAAATTTTAGATGAGGATGACAGTACGGATGCGATCGTGTTGGTAGGGGAAGTTGGTAGTGGGAGTGAAGAGGCGGCGGCTTCTTACATTGCTGAGGCGATCGATAAGCCTGTTATTGCTTACATTGCTGGTCGTTACGCGCCGAAGGGTCAACCTTTGGGTCATGCGGGTACTTTAATTAGTTCTCGTGCTGCTGTGCGGACAACAGAGGCAGGCACGGCGGAAAGTAAAATTGCGGCTTTTCAAGAGGCAAAAATACCTGTTGCTGAGCGAATTTCTCAGATTCCAGAATTGGTGAAAAAGGCTCTTAAGAAGAGTGGTTAA
- a CDS encoding ATP-grasp domain-containing protein has translation MDLLEYQAKALFREMAIPVLPSQRIDYPTDLKGLKIPYPVVLKSQVRAGGRGRAGGIKFVENTIDAVAAAQTIFNLPIMDEYPEVLLAEAKYDADQELYLAVLLDPVARRPVLLGSKQGGINVEAAIAQMQQVIVDQDFSPFYARRLTLKMGLQGGLIQSVSAIVEKMYQLFVEKDLDLVEINPLGISRSGEVMALDGKVTANDEALGRHLDLAGLVGKKQFGSRGNIERGSGARASGEVSHSSVSGLRRYDSNVGRSPLDANSNPQQPISHSQLNLVELEGNIGILCNGIGLTMATLDAVTHAKGKPANFLNLGSFERYELTDTLRERLERGLELVSQDKSVKVVLVNILGSVAAGEEMTLAIATYLERKARANRNPQIVLRLVGDQLDTTKERLAGLSLQLAEKLDEAVAQAVSLAK, from the coding sequence ATGGATTTATTAGAATATCAAGCTAAAGCGTTATTTCGGGAGATGGCGATTCCTGTATTGCCATCGCAACGGATTGATTACCCAACAGACTTAAAGGGGCTAAAAATTCCCTATCCTGTTGTACTGAAGTCTCAGGTACGAGCAGGTGGTAGGGGCCGGGCGGGGGGCATCAAGTTTGTGGAAAATACGATTGATGCGGTGGCGGCGGCTCAGACAATTTTTAATTTGCCGATTATGGATGAGTACCCAGAAGTGCTGCTGGCTGAGGCAAAGTATGATGCTGACCAAGAATTATACCTGGCTGTGCTTTTAGATCCTGTTGCTCGTCGGCCGGTACTTCTGGGTTCTAAACAAGGTGGAATTAATGTAGAGGCGGCGATCGCTCAAATGCAGCAGGTGATTGTAGACCAAGATTTTTCGCCTTTCTATGCCAGACGCTTGACGCTCAAAATGGGATTGCAGGGAGGGCTGATTCAGTCGGTGAGCGCGATCGTGGAGAAGATGTACCAGTTGTTTGTTGAGAAAGATTTGGATTTGGTGGAAATTAATCCTCTGGGGATCAGCAGATCGGGTGAAGTGATGGCTCTAGATGGTAAAGTAACTGCTAATGATGAGGCTCTGGGACGGCATCTAGACTTGGCGGGATTGGTGGGTAAGAAACAGTTTGGGAGTAGGGGAAATATTGAGCGGGGGAGTGGGGCGAGAGCATCGGGGGAAGTTTCCCACTCCTCAGTCTCTGGGTTACGAAGATATGACTCGAATGTGGGGCGATCGCCTCTTGATGCTAACTCCAATCCGCAGCAGCCAATTTCCCATTCTCAACTAAATTTGGTGGAACTTGAAGGCAATATTGGGATTTTGTGCAATGGAATTGGTCTGACAATGGCTACGCTGGATGCTGTAACTCATGCTAAGGGAAAGCCAGCTAATTTCTTGAATTTAGGTTCCTTTGAGCGCTATGAACTGACAGATACGCTGCGAGAGCGGTTGGAAAGGGGTTTGGAGTTGGTGAGTCAGGATAAAAGCGTTAAGGTGGTACTGGTTAATATATTGGGCAGTGTGGCTGCTGGTGAGGAAATGACGTTGGCGATCGCGACCTATTTGGAACGAAAAGCCCGCGCTAACCGTAATCCGCAGATTGTACTGCGCTTAGTGGGCGATCAACTGGACACAACTAAAGAGCGTTTAGCGGGACTTTCACTGCAACTGGCAGAAAAGTTGGATGAGGCGGTAGCACAAGCTGTATCCTTGGCTAAGTAG
- a CDS encoding glycosyltransferase, translated as MQESSWPDSDSISELSLDIPELAQEEQGMVDDWRSQGIFPSPAIPLSSSSNVPFSPSFPQTLYRGRRGKAAVALTIIWGGTITLHLVSWGSWLVWGLTGLLWIHACRVLFAKPQSIPEPLSAESEEDRENWPYVSLLVAAKNEEAVISDLVKTICNIDYPTSRYELWVIDDYSTDKTPEVLEKLVEEYAQLRVFRRGSDASGGKSGALNQVLPMTKGEILAVFDADAIVTSDLLRRVLPMFERSQVGAVQVRKAIANAPLNFWTRGQESEMALDSFFQQQRTAIGGIGELRGNGQFVRRSALEGCGGWNEETITDDLDLTIRLHLDKWDIEFLAFPAVLEEGVTNALALWHQRNRWAEGGYQRYLDYWRLIVRNRMGTGKTWDLFGFWVTQYLLPTVALPDTLMSIVLRRLPITSPLTVMTVTLSLVGMFIGLRRTRRQTKFAVSNVFVTLLQTLRGTLYMLHWLVVVGSVTARISVRPKQLKWVKTIHQGSDTHYQL; from the coding sequence ATGCAGGAGAGTTCTTGGCCAGACAGCGATTCCATAAGCGAACTTAGCTTAGATATCCCTGAGTTAGCTCAGGAGGAACAGGGTATGGTAGATGATTGGCGGAGTCAGGGAATTTTCCCCTCTCCCGCCATCCCCCTCTCTTCATCTTCCAATGTTCCCTTTTCGCCTTCTTTCCCTCAAACCTTATACCGAGGGCGCAGGGGCAAAGCGGCTGTAGCTTTGACCATAATCTGGGGTGGTACGATTACTCTCCACTTAGTCTCTTGGGGCTCGTGGTTAGTTTGGGGTTTGACAGGCTTGTTATGGATTCACGCCTGTAGGGTTTTGTTTGCTAAGCCCCAATCTATACCGGAGCCTTTGAGTGCCGAGAGTGAGGAAGATCGGGAGAATTGGCCTTATGTCTCGCTGCTGGTAGCTGCTAAAAATGAGGAGGCGGTGATTAGCGATCTGGTCAAGACGATCTGCAATATAGACTATCCGACTAGCCGATATGAGCTCTGGGTGATTGACGATTACAGCACGGACAAAACTCCAGAGGTGTTGGAAAAGTTGGTTGAAGAGTACGCTCAGTTGCGTGTCTTTCGCCGAGGGTCAGATGCTAGTGGGGGTAAGTCGGGAGCGCTCAATCAAGTGTTACCGATGACTAAGGGGGAAATATTGGCGGTGTTTGATGCTGATGCGATCGTGACTTCGGATCTGCTGAGGCGGGTGTTGCCGATGTTTGAGCGATCGCAGGTGGGAGCGGTACAGGTGCGAAAAGCGATCGCGAATGCTCCCCTAAATTTTTGGACTCGCGGCCAAGAGTCGGAGATGGCTCTCGATAGTTTTTTCCAACAGCAGCGGACTGCTATAGGTGGGATTGGAGAATTGCGGGGTAATGGTCAGTTTGTCCGACGCAGTGCTCTGGAGGGCTGCGGGGGCTGGAATGAGGAGACTATTACTGATGATTTGGATTTAACAATTCGACTACATTTAGACAAGTGGGATATTGAATTTTTAGCTTTTCCGGCTGTGCTGGAAGAAGGTGTTACTAATGCTTTGGCTTTATGGCATCAACGGAACCGCTGGGCAGAAGGTGGCTATCAACGTTATCTGGATTACTGGCGATTGATTGTTCGCAACCGGATGGGAACTGGGAAAACTTGGGATTTATTTGGGTTTTGGGTAACGCAATATCTTTTACCTACTGTGGCGTTGCCTGATACTTTGATGTCGATTGTTCTGCGCCGCTTGCCGATAACTAGCCCTCTAACTGTGATGACGGTTACTCTATCTTTGGTAGGAATGTTTATAGGGCTGCGCCGTACTCGCAGGCAGACGAAATTTGCTGTTTCTAATGTTTTTGTTACTTTACTACAAACCCTGCGCGGTACGCTGTATATGTTGCACTGGTTGGTAGTTGTCGGCAGCGTGACGGCAAGGATTTCGGTACGACCGAAGCAGCTAAAATGGGTTAAAACTATTCATCAAGGTAGTGATACCCATTACCAATTATGA
- the ebsA gene encoding type IV pilus biogenesis protein EbsA has translation MSIPQLKPADEKEAKVYAPFCQETRRRFLPLAISLYKLKSLEGARKIDGGEDIPFVASWNVSSLPIDLTRCRVLFDGNAELSYEVTLQSSEFVNFLIDVLLTFQRTRTVDFSKGFYRKLMRLDD, from the coding sequence ATGTCTATTCCTCAACTGAAGCCAGCCGATGAGAAAGAGGCCAAAGTCTACGCGCCCTTCTGCCAGGAAACGAGGCGCAGATTTTTACCTTTAGCTATTAGCCTCTACAAGCTCAAAAGTTTAGAAGGAGCGCGGAAAATTGATGGGGGCGAGGATATTCCCTTTGTTGCTAGTTGGAATGTCTCCTCACTGCCAATTGACTTGACTCGCTGCCGCGTACTGTTTGATGGCAATGCCGAGCTTAGTTATGAAGTCACTCTGCAAAGTTCGGAGTTTGTCAATTTCTTAATTGATGTACTGCTGACTTTTCAGCGCACTCGTACAGTGGATTTTTCTAAAGGATTTTACCGCAAGCTGATGCGCCTTGATGATTAA